The genomic DNA TACTATCCATTGGTGCAGAAGTAATGAGGCTCGGTGTTATTTCGACACCTGGAGTAGCGTATTTAACAAAGGCACTTGGAGCACAGGCAGGTGTTATGATCTCTGCATCTCATAATCCAGTTGCTGATAACGGTATTAAATTTTTTGGCCCAGACGGATTTAAGCTATCTGATGAACAAGAAGAAGAAATTGAGCAATTAATGGACGGTGATGATCAGCTTCCGAGACCAATTGGAGCAGAAGTTGGACAAGTAAATGATTATTTTGAAGGTGGTCAAAAATATATCCAATTTTTAAAGCAAACTGTAGATGAAGATTTTTCAGGTATACATGTAGCCTTAGATTGTGCTCACGGAGCTACTTCGTCATTAGCACCTCACCTGTTTGCAGATCTTGAGGCGGATTTATCGACGATGGGTACCTCACCAAATGGCTTGAATATTAATGATGGTGTCGGCTCAACCCATCCTGAGGCGCTTGCCGAATTTGTTAAGGAAAAAGGAGCAGATGTAGGTTTAGCATTTGATGGTGATGGCGACCGATTAATAGCAATTGATGAAAAAGGTGAAATTGTTGATGGCGACCAAATTATGGCCATTTGTGGAAAGTATTTAAAAAAGCAAGGACGCTTAAAGCATTCAACAGTTGTATCAACTGTTATGAGTAATCTTGGTTTTTATAAAGCTTTGGAGGAAAATGAAATAAAAAGCGTGCAAACGGCTGTAGGGGATCGCTATGTTGTTGAAGAGATGAAAAAGAATGGCTATAATCTGGGCGGGGAACAATCGGGACATATTTTTTTTTTAGATTATAATACGACAGGGGATGGATTATTAACAGGGATACAGCTTGTTAATATTATGAAAGTAACAGAGAAATCCCTTTCCGAGTTAGCAAGTGAAATGAAAAAGTTTCCGCAAAAATTAGTAAATATCCAAGTTAATGATAAAAATAAAGTAATGGAAAATGATAAAATAAAAGGAATCATTGAGAAAGTTGAAGCAGAAATGAACGGAAACGGTCGTATTTTAGTCCGCCCATCTGGAACTGAGCCGCTTGTTCGTGTTATGGCTGAAGCTCCTACAATAGAACTATGTGATTCATACATAGAACAAATTGTTACCGTAGTTGAACAGGAGATGGGGTTAAAAGAGGAATAAAGAAATATGCATGTAGGGCTTTCATGTTCTGCATGCATATTTTTTTGCAAAATATGACGATTTCCTAGGAAATAGTTGAAAAAGGTATGTTAATTTTAATCGAATTTTAAACATATTAGCTGTAATTTGCAATATATATGTCGGAAAATATTGTATGATCAAAGAGATGTTACAATCTTTTAGGAGGAACAAGGAAAATGGTCAAGACAATGAACATACATGCTAAAGAAGGGGATAAAGTCGTTTTCGCTTATCCTAATAACGGTTTGAATAGTGATAAAGAAAAGGCAGCGAAATATTTACAATTGTACAAGGAATATACAGTAGATTCCACAGTCGTTCGCTCATCATCGACTGATGTTTATTTAAAAGAAATTCCTGATGTTCATTTTAATTCTGTACACTTTATCGATAAGTTTTAACACCTATTGAATAAAATTGCCTCACTAGGAAAAAGTAATAACGTATTATTTCAAGGAGGTCAATTTTTATGTCATTAATACCATATGAACCATTCAGACAGCTAGAAAATATTAGAAGAGAGTTTGATCGTGTTTTCACGGATTTTCCGGCATTTGGCACAGAGCAAAATTTAGGTGGAATTAAAGTCGATATACATGAAACTGAAAATGAAATTATCGCCATTTGTGATCTTCCTGGTCTTGAAAATAAGGAAGATGTAGATATTAGTATTGAAAATAATCTTCTTTCGATTAGCGGGACGATAAATAGAACAAATGAATTAAAAAAAAAAATATGTATCGAAAAGAGCGCTTTTTTGGACGGTTTCATCGCGCAATATCACTTCCGTCTCCTGTCTCTAATGAAGGAATAAAAGCTACATATAAAAATGGAGTTCTAGAAATAACGATGCCAAAAGCAATACAAGATGAAAAAAAGAAGATTGACATTGAGTTTCATTAAGAAGAATTGAAAACCTTTAGAGGGCTAAGGTGTAAAAAAATAGAACTTTAAAAGGAAAGCAATAAAGTCTGATTTTACACCACATTTACGTCGGATTAATATAAGGCAAATATTTAAAGTGTATGATTGAAATTAATAAGGGAAGAGAATTGGAGAACCCTAAAAAAATCAGTGATAGAAACTAGCAAAGGAAAGTAAGCCTTAGCTAGCTTCAATGCGCACGATTTTTTTAGGGTTCTTTTCATTTCTAAAGCAATGGAGGAAAAGAAGTGCTTAGTTATGAGACGTATATTTTTGATATTGATGGAACACTTCTTCAAGGAAGTGAGGCGTTACCAGGGGCAATTCAGCTGCTCCAATTATTAAGAACTAACGAGAAAAAGATTTTATTTGTCACAAATACTCCAGTAGCTACAAATGCTGCGGTGGCAAAGCGACTTCATCAAGTGGGAATTGATGTAAAAGAAAAAGAGGTGATCACTCCAATTCAAGGATTACAAGCTTTTCTTTGTAAGGAAAAAAGTGTGCGCACGATTCTTGGATTAATTGATCAATATGTTCGTCAGGAAATTGCTGCATCTGGATGGGATATTTGCGGGGCTCATGAGCAAATTTCTTCTTGCAGTCACGTTCTGCTAGGGATGCATAATGAATTGACATATAACGATTTAACAATTGGTTTACGGATGATTGATAAGGGGGCAAAGATCGTACTTTTGAATGGTGACTTGTACTGTCCGATTGAAAATGGACGTATTCCTGACACAGGTGCAATTAGTGCTGTCTTTGAAGCTTGCTCTTGTATAAAACCAATATCTGTAGGAAAGCCCTCTGTATGGCTGCAATATGTCGTAAAGGAAAAATGTGAAAGTAAAAGTAGTCACTGTCTGTTTATCGGTGATTCTCCAATATCCGATCTTGCAATGGGGCATGCCCTCGGAATGGATACAGTTCTGTTAAAAACGGGTGTGACTAAATATGATGATAAAAAAATCGCTGCAAATTCAACTTACGAATTTTCATCTTTAACAGCTCTGTTGCAAGCGATATAAGGGGAGGAGAAAAGACGATGATTCAAAAAAAGGAAATAATCGCTTCTGTTCATGACGAAATTGCCCTTGAACGAGTACTGAAAAATAACGAAGTCGATACTGTATTTTTAATGAGCGGTGATTTACTATCTTCAAAAGATCAAGTTCAAAAATTGCAAGGGAAAGGAAAGAAAGTATTTTTACATATCGATTTTATGCAAGGATTGCAAACAGATTCGAAGGGGGTGAAATATGTTGCGGAAATCTTAAAGCCAAATGGAATTATTTCAACGAAAGGTTACATTGTTCAAGAGGCAAAAAAGCATGAGCTATTAACAATTCAGCGTATTTTCCTTATTGATACAGCAGCATTTCATAATGGGATTGCCCATATTCGTTCTAGTAAACCACATGCAGTAGAAGTAATGCCCGGCTTAATGCCGAAAATGATTAAGAGATTAACAGAAAATCTTTCGCAGCCAGTGATTGCCGGGGGATTAATTCGGACATTTGAAGAAATCTCAGCTGCTTTTGCCGGGGGAGCCTCGGCAGTATCGTTAAGCTGTCCTGAGTACTGGTCAAAAAATGAGGAGGAAGGAAAATGAAAAAAGCTGCACTTATGTTGATAACCATTATTCTAGGTATTTCAATGATGGCTGGTTGTTCTAGCAAAGAAACTGCTACAAATGAAGGCGATGGAAAACCGATTGAGCTAACGTGGTATTTCCCAGTTGCTGTTGGTGGACCTGTAACGAAACTGATTGAAAAGTTGGCTGATGATTTTAACAAAGAACACCCCAATATTATCGTAAAGCCTGTATATACAGGAACATATGAGGAAACGATGACAAAAGTACAAACAGCTATTCAAGGAAAAGATTCACCAGACTTGGCTGTACTGCTTTCAACTGATCTTTATACGTTAATCGATATGGATGCAATTATACCGATGGATGAGTTGAAAAAAAAAAGATAAAGCGGGAGAAATGTTAGCCGGTTTTTATCCAGCATTTATGGAAAATTCAGAAACTGAGGGAAATACATGGTCAATTCCTTTTCAAAGAAGCACAATTGTTCTTTATTACAATAAAGATGCATTTAAAGAAGCAGGGCTTGATCCAGAAAAGCCGCCAACAAATTGGGATGAGTTAGCTGAATATGCAACAAAGTTAAACAAACCAGGAAGTCAATGGGGAGTTGAAATTCCTACATCAGGCTTTCCGTACTGGATGTTTCAAGCCTTCGCCTTACAAAATGGAAAAAATTTAATGAACGATGATGGAACAAAAGTATATTTTAATACGAAAGAAAATGTAGAGGCTCTTCAATACTGGGTAGATTTAGCGAAAAATCATAAAGTGATGCCTGAAGGAGTGATCGACTGGGCAACAGCTCCTTCTGATTTTATCGAAGGAAAAACAGCTATGCTTTACCATACAACAGGAAATTTAACGAATATTAAAGAAAATGCCAAATTTAACTTTGGAGTAGCGTTTATGCCGGCAAATAAGCAATTTGGAAGTCCAACCGGTGGAGGAAACTTCTATGTGTTTAAAGGAATTTCTGAAGAAAAGCAAGCAGCAGCATGGAAATTTATTCGGTGGGCAACGGAGTCAGAGCGGGCAGCACAATGGAGTATAGATACTGGTTATGTAGCAACGAGAAAATCCGCTTATGAAACGGATTTAATGAAGGAGTATACAAACTCTTTCCCACAAGCGACAGTAGCAAGAGACCAGCTTGAGCATGCTTCTGCTGAGTTATCAACCCATAATAATGGAAAGGTGTATAAAGCAATTAATGATGCAATTCAAGCAGTCGTAACTGGACAGGAAGAACCAGAAGAGGCTTTAAAGAAAGCCCAGAAAGAAGCTGAACAGATTTTAGCTCCATTTAACAAATAAAAAAAAAAGGGTGGTTCGCATGAGAGGAATGAAGCCGAATTATCAAATAACCCCTTGGCTTCTTCTCCTTCCATCCCTTATTTTTATCATCATATTTACATTTTATCCAATTTTAAAAACGATTTACTTAAGCTTGTTTCAAGCAGATTTAACTACACCTGAGCCATACTTCGTTGGATTGGATAATTTTTCGCGTATGATGGAAGATAAGGTATTTTGGAAGGCTTTGAAAAATAATATTCTGTTTGCTGCGGGGACAGTACCGCTTAGTATGGCACTCGGATTAGCAATGGCTCTTTTAGTAAATCGAGCACTAAAAGGAAGCGGGCTTGTGAAAACATTATTATTTTATCCCGTAGTCATTCCAATGATTGCTGCAGCAAACATCTGGTTATTTATTTATACTCCTGAATACGGCATGCTCAATCAAATTCTTTCTTTGTTTGGTGCTGGAAGCATCAATGTATTGGGACATACAGAAACAGTTCTTCCGGCAATGATTTTTATGGTCGTCTGGAAGGAAGCAGGTTTTTTTATGGTGTTTTATTTAGCTGGATTGCAAAATATTTCAAAAGAATTATATGAAGCTTCTATTATTGACGGTGCCTCTAAGTGGCAGCAATTTTGGAAAGTAACTTTTCCACTCTTAATGCCAACGACGTTATTTATTTTTATCATTGCGACAACAAATGCATTTAAGCTTGTAGATCATTTAGTCGTCATGACACAAGGCGGACCAGATAATGCAAGCAATCTCTTATTCTATTATATTTACGAAAATGCTTTTAAGTTTTTAGACTATGGAATGGCGTCAACGCTAACAATTGTTATGCTCGTTGTTATGTTGGTAATCGCAGCGGTCCAATTTTTCACGGTCAATAAAAAAATTCACTACAATTAGGAGAAGTGTAAAAATGAATCGGTTATTAAATATATCAACATATGTGCTTGCGATCCTTTGGGCATTTCCGCTTTTTTGGCTTGTTATCACAGCGTTTAAGCCAGGGGATCAAGCGTTAGAGCTGTTTTCCTTTTCTTTTTCACTTAATAATTTCATTAGTGCATGGAATAGTGCTCCTT from Bacillus aquiflavi includes the following:
- the glmM gene encoding phosphoglucosamine mutase; translation: MGKYFGTDGVRGVANSELTPELAFKVGRCGGYVLTKDQDRPKVIIGRDTRISGHMLEGALVAGLLSIGAEVMRLGVISTPGVAYLTKALGAQAGVMISASHNPVADNGIKFFGPDGFKLSDEQEEEIEQLMDGDDQLPRPIGAEVGQVNDYFEGGQKYIQFLKQTVDEDFSGIHVALDCAHGATSSLAPHLFADLEADLSTMGTSPNGLNINDGVGSTHPEALAEFVKEKGADVGLAFDGDGDRLIAIDEKGEIVDGDQIMAICGKYLKKQGRLKHSTVVSTVMSNLGFYKALEENEIKSVQTAVGDRYVVEEMKKNGYNLGGEQSGHIFFLDYNTTGDGLLTGIQLVNIMKVTEKSLSELASEMKKFPQKLVNIQVNDKNKVMENDKIKGIIEKVEAEMNGNGRILVRPSGTEPLVRVMAEAPTIELCDSYIEQIVTVVEQEMGLKEE
- a CDS encoding HAD-IIA family hydrolase, whose protein sequence is MLSYETYIFDIDGTLLQGSEALPGAIQLLQLLRTNEKKILFVTNTPVATNAAVAKRLHQVGIDVKEKEVITPIQGLQAFLCKEKSVRTILGLIDQYVRQEIAASGWDICGAHEQISSCSHVLLGMHNELTYNDLTIGLRMIDKGAKIVLLNGDLYCPIENGRIPDTGAISAVFEACSCIKPISVGKPSVWLQYVVKEKCESKSSHCLFIGDSPISDLAMGHALGMDTVLLKTGVTKYDDKKIAANSTYEFSSLTALLQAI
- a CDS encoding glycerol-3-phosphate responsive antiterminator; this translates as MIQKKEIIASVHDEIALERVLKNNEVDTVFLMSGDLLSSKDQVQKLQGKGKKVFLHIDFMQGLQTDSKGVKYVAEILKPNGIISTKGYIVQEAKKHELLTIQRIFLIDTAAFHNGIAHIRSSKPHAVEVMPGLMPKMIKRLTENLSQPVIAGGLIRTFEEISAAFAGGASAVSLSCPEYWSKNEEEGK
- a CDS encoding carbohydrate ABC transporter permease; amino-acid sequence: MRGMKPNYQITPWLLLLPSLIFIIIFTFYPILKTIYLSLFQADLTTPEPYFVGLDNFSRMMEDKVFWKALKNNILFAAGTVPLSMALGLAMALLVNRALKGSGLVKTLLFYPVVIPMIAAANIWLFIYTPEYGMLNQILSLFGAGSINVLGHTETVLPAMIFMVVWKEAGFFMVFYLAGLQNISKELYEASIIDGASKWQQFWKVTFPLLMPTTLFIFIIATTNAFKLVDHLVVMTQGGPDNASNLLFYYIYENAFKFLDYGMASTLTIVMLVVMLVIAAVQFFTVNKKIHYN